CAGCACGAAGTCTTTTACGTCATGCTCGCCGTTGATCAGGATTGTCGGCACTTGCAATTGCCGCAGCTTGTCTTCAACTGAGTCCAATGGCTTTGAAGCAAGGTCTTTTTCCAGCCACGGACCACCCTTGAAATCCTCGATAATTCGCCGTTGTTCCGCAGCGCGGAACCTCTCTGGATCAGAACGCATGAGATCAAACCACGGCCCTTTCTCCCACCACAAATCCCGCGCTTCCATCATGCCTTGTTCTTTGGCAGTTGCGGCAACGTCCGAGAGCAGGTTTGACACTGAAGGCAACGCGCGACCGGGAAAAACTGGTGATTCAAGCACCAGCGCAGAAAACAGATCGAATTCATCACAAGCTGCAATAAGCCCGGCTGAAGCACCAAGATGAGTCCCCCAAAACGTTGCGTTTTTCACTCCGGTCGAGGCCATGCATTCTCGGATATGCTCCGAAAATTCCTTTAGGCCATAGGGCGCAGGAATGGAGGAAGAAACGCCGTGACCTGGCAAGTCGATCAGCAGTATTCGGTATGTTTCCTGAAAATACCTGACTTGCACATCAAACAACCGATGGTCTTGTGAAACTCCATGGACCAGCACCATCCAGTCTGCGGCTGGGCCAGCGGTGTCCAATACAATACAGCTGTCAGTCTGTGTCATCTTACACTCTTAGCGCTATGATTTTGATAGCGGTGGCACACGGAATGAAATTGCGCTACTATTTTCGAAGCGATGACTGACTCTTCCTTTCCACGCCCCGGACAGCCTGTCCGAGGTTCACAAAGCGGCGCGCCGTTGATGGCGCTTTTGGACCTCCTAGGGCGCCGTTGGTGTCTTGGTATAATTTGGCAAGTAAGTGAAAATGGACCGCTGACCTTTAGGGCCCTCGAAGCTAAATGCGGTGGCGTATCACCAAGTGTACTCAACACCCGTTTGAGGGAACTTCGAGAGGCTGGGCTAGTCCAGGTCGGTGACGATGGATACGAGGCGACCAACCAGTGTTTGGAGTTGTTCGCTCTCATCGAGCCTATGCGTAACTGGTCTCACGCTTGGGCGAGGAAGTTGCCCTAGAACAACTAATCGCAGTGTCTGGATGAACAATCAAAGCCGCCATAGGAGCAGCCGCTGCGAATTGGCGTTTTGTCCGCCTAGCTACCACCTCAACGACACCACTCCCAAACGCAAACCCGCTCTGTTCAACCTGATGCTCAGGACATCCCGAACAACCATCCCGGCAAGTCCTTGACCAACAGGAAACCCGCCGTGCGCTTTCTTAATCCCGGCCCGCTACCGACGCCGCACCGACGTGATACCGACGCAGTACCGACGTGTTACAGACGTCGGATTCCCCTCAAAATAAGGGCGTTAACCTTTTCAGGCCAAATCGCTCAATAAAAACTCTGCGGATCAATATCCACGGCCAGCCGGAACTGCGCCGACCCTTTCACCGGGGCCACCCATTTTGCCAGCGCAGGCTGCAGCGCGGCCCCCTTCGGCGCCTTCACCAAAAGCCGTACCCGGTGCCGTCCTCGCACCCGCGCAATCGGGGCCGGGGCAGGTCCAAACACCTGCCCGCCTGCCGCACGGATAGGCCCATCATTGCGCGCCAAAAGATTACCGATATCAAAGGCTTCCTGCATATCCGTCGAGGACAGGATAATCCCCGCCATCCGCCCGAAAGGCGGCACGCCGGCATGGCTGCGCTCCGCCGCTTCGGCGCGCCAGAAGCCTTCTTCGTCACCCGACAGGATCGCCCGAATGACCGGATGCTCAGGTTGAAAAGTCTGCAGCAAAGCCTGCCCCGGCTTCTCTGCGCGCCCAGCACGCCCTGCCACCTGCCGCATCAGTTGAAACGTCCGCTCCGCCGCCCGCAGGTCTGATCCCTGCAATCCCAGATCGGCATCGATCACCCCCACAAGCGTTAGATTGGGAAAATTATGCCCCTTCGCAACCAATTGAGTTCCAACGATAATATCTGCCTCACCTTCGGCAATCTCGGCAATCTGCGCCTTTAGCGCCCGGGCCGAGCCAAACATGTCCGAGCTGA
This DNA window, taken from Roseovarius sp. S88, encodes the following:
- a CDS encoding winged helix-turn-helix transcriptional regulator, whose translation is MALLDLLGRRWCLGIIWQVSENGPLTFRALEAKCGGVSPSVLNTRLRELREAGLVQVGDDGYEATNQCLELFALIEPMRNWSHAWARKLP
- a CDS encoding alpha/beta fold hydrolase; this encodes MTQTDSCIVLDTAGPAADWMVLVHGVSQDHRLFDVQVRYFQETYRILLIDLPGHGVSSSIPAPYGLKEFSEHIRECMASTGVKNATFWGTHLGASAGLIAACDEFDLFSALVLESPVFPGRALPSVSNLLSDVAATAKEQGMMEARDLWWEKGPWFDLMRSDPERFRAAEQRRIIEDFKGGPWLEKDLASKPLDSVEDKLRQLQVPTILINGEHDVKDFVLAADAMEELIPNAKRISIPGAGGFPLWELPELVNERVSDALADATSKQRSKD